The proteins below are encoded in one region of Planctomycetota bacterium:
- the ruvX gene encoding Holliday junction resolvase RuvX yields the protein MRSLGIDLGGKRTGLALSDPAGQFVSPLRVIESADRETVIAGIVEACADEGVEQIVTGCPLNMDGTAGKPALEALRFARIVRDRTGLPTFLFDERRTSLAADAQLAQRRAAGEKLTHKKKKQRRDALAAAAILQAFLAGDRPRLDAAAADAEARLKAGHLGGVID from the coding sequence ATGCGGTCGCTCGGCATTGATCTTGGCGGGAAGCGCACCGGCCTGGCGCTCAGTGATCCGGCGGGGCAGTTCGTCTCGCCGTTGCGTGTGATCGAGTCGGCCGACCGCGAGACGGTCATCGCGGGCATTGTCGAAGCTTGTGCCGACGAAGGGGTGGAGCAAATCGTCACGGGTTGTCCGTTGAACATGGACGGCACCGCAGGCAAGCCGGCGCTGGAGGCGCTGCGGTTTGCACGGATAGTGCGGGATCGGACGGGATTGCCGACGTTTCTGTTCGACGAGCGCCGCACGAGTCTCGCCGCCGATGCGCAGTTGGCCCAGCGTCGGGCGGCCGGTGAGAAGTTGACCCACAAAAAGAAGAAACAACGCCGGGATGCGTTGGCTGCCGCGGCAATTTTGCAGGCCTTTCTTGCGGGCGATCGGCCGCGACTCGATGCCGCAGCGGCCGACGCCGAAGCTCGACTGAAGGCCGGCCATCTGGGTGGGGTGATCGATTAA